A window from Salvelinus sp. IW2-2015 linkage group LG5, ASM291031v2, whole genome shotgun sequence encodes these proteins:
- the LOC111963834 gene encoding ribosome biogenesis protein NSA2 homolog — MPQNEHIELHRKRHGQRLDHQERKRKKESREAHERSHKARKMIGLKAKLYHKQRHSEKIQMKKTLKMHEQRKTKQKNDDKTPEGAVPAYLLDREGQSRAKILSNMIKQKRKEKAGKWEVPLPKVRAQGETEVLKVIRTGKRQKKAWKRMVTKVCFVGDNFTRKPPKYERFIRPMGLRFKKAHVTHPELKATFCLPILGVKKNPSSPLYTTLGVITKGTVVEVNVSELGLVTQGGKVIWGKYAQVTNNPENDGCXNAVLLV, encoded by the exons ATG CCCCAGAACGAGCACATTGAGTTACATCGCAAGCGCCATGGCCAACGCCTGGACcaccaggagaggaagaggaagaaggagagccGTGAGGCCCACGAGCGCTCACACAAAGCCAGGAAGATGATTGGTCTGAAGGCCAAACTCTACCACAAACAGAGGCACTCTgagaagatccagatgaaaaagAC CCTCAAGATGCACGAGCAGAGGAAGACCAAGCAGAAGAACGATGACAAGACTCCCGAGGGAGCAGTACCAGCCTACCTGCTCGACAGAGAGGGACAGTCCCGCGCCAAGATCCTCTCCAACATGATCAAacagaagaggaaggagaaggct GGTAAATGGGAGGTGCCCCTGCCCAAGGTTCGAGCCCAAGGGGAGACGGAGGTGCTCAAAGTCATCCGTACGGGCAAGAGGCAGAAGAAGGCCTGGAAGAGGATGGTCACCAAAGTGTGCTTCGTAGGCGACAACTTCACCCGCAAGCCTCCCAAATATGAACGCTTCATCAGACCCATG ggTCTACGGTTCAAGAAGGCCCATGTGACCCACCCGGAGCTGAAGGCCACGTTCTGTCTGCCTATTCTGGGGGTGAAGAAGAATCCCTCGTCACCCCTTTACACCACTCTGGGGGTCATCACCAAGGGAACCGTGGTAGAGGTCAACGTCAGCGAGCTGGGCCTGGTCACGCAGGGGGGAAAGGTCATCTGGG GTAAATACGCCCAGGTGACGAATAACCCAGAGAACGATGGCTGCATRAATGCTGTACTGCTGGTGTAA